One Setaria viridis chromosome 3, Setaria_viridis_v4.0, whole genome shotgun sequence DNA window includes the following coding sequences:
- the LOC117848420 gene encoding oxalate--CoA ligase, whose product MAEEAPTLTALLKKAAAAFPSRRAVTVPGKLELTHAALDALVDAAAARLAADAGVRPGHVVALSFPNTVELVIMFLAVIRARAVAAPLNPAYTQEEFEFYLSDSESRLLLTNAEGNPAAQAAAAKLGLPHAAATLKDAAGPVHLHGLAAANAANGNGFHQEKDDHNEASDVALFLHTSGTTSRPKGVPLTQANLAASVGNIRSVYRLAETDATVVVLPLFHVHGLLCGLLSSLASGASVRLPAAGRFSASTFWADMRAAGATWYTAVPTIHQIILDRHASKPEAAGYPALRFIRSCSASLAPVILEKLEAAFGAPVLEAYAMTEASHLMTSNPLPEDGPRKPGSVGRPVGQEMAILDEEGARVAAGKPGEVCVRGANVTAGYKGNPEANEAAFRFGWFHTGDIGVVDEEGYLHLVGRIKELINRGGEKISPIEVDAVLLDHPAVKQAVSFGVPDDKYGEEINCAVIPREGLVIGEDDVVAHCRKNLASFKVPKKVFVTDDLPKTATGKIQRRIVAQHFVVQPKAGSAA is encoded by the coding sequence ATGGCGGAGGAGGCCCCCACTCTGACGGCGCTGCTCAAGaaggcggccgccgccttcccgTCCCGCCGCGCCGTTACCGTCCCGGGGAAGCTCGAGCTCACGCACGCCGCCCTGGACGCGCTCgtcgacgcggcggccgcgcgcctggccgccgacgccggggtCCGCCCCGGCCACGTGGTCGCGCTCTCCTTCCCCAACACCGTCGAGCTGGTGATCATGTTCCTGGCGGTCatccgcgcccgcgccgtcgcGGCGCCACTCAACCCGGCCTACACGCAGGAGGAGTTCGAGTTCTACCTCTCCGACTCCGAGTCACGCCTCCTCCTCACCAACGCCGAGGGCAACCCCGCCGCGCAGGCAGCCGCCGCCAAGCTCGGcctcccccacgccgccgccaccctcaaggACGCGGCCGGCCCGGTACACCTCCACGGCCTCGCAGCCGCCAACGCGGCCAACGGGAACGGCTTCCACCAAGAAAAAGACGACCACAACGAGGCGTCGGACGTGGCCCTGTTCCTGCACACGTCGGGGACCACGAGCCGTCCCAAGGGGGTGCCGCTCACGCAGGCCAACCTGGCGGCGTCCGTCGGGAACATCCGCTCCGTGTACCGCCTCGCCGAGACGGACGCCACCGTGGTGGTGCTGCCGCTCTTCCACGTGCACGGCCTCCTCTGCGGCCTCCTCAGCTCGCTGGCCTCCGGCGCCTCGGTGaggctccccgccgccgggcgcttCTCAGCGTCCACCTTCTGGGCCGACATGCGCGCGGCGGGCGCCACGTGGTACACGGCCGTGCCGACGATCCACCAGATCATCCTCGACCGCCACGCGTCcaagccggaggcggcggggtacCCGGCGCTGCGGTTCATCCGCAGCTGCAGCGCGTCGCTGGCGCCGGTGATCCTGGAGAAGCTGGAGGCGGCGTTCGGGGCGCCGGTGCTGGAGGCCTACGCGATGACGGAGGCGTCGCACCTGATGACGTCCAACCCGCTGCCGGAGGACGGGCCGCGGAAGCCGGGCTCGGTGGGGCGTCCCGTGGGGCAGGAGATGGCGATCCTGGACGAGGAAGGGGCGCGCGTGGCGGCAGGGAAGCCCGGCGAGGTGTGCGTCCGGGGCGCCAACGTGACGGCGGGATACAAGGGCAACCCGGAGGCGAACGAGGCGGCGTTCCGGTTCGGGTGGTTCCACACGGGGGACATCGGCGTCGTCGACGAGGAAGGGTACCTCCACCTGGTGGGGCGCATCAAGGAGCTCATCAACCGCGGCGGCGAGAAGATCTCTCCCATCGAGGTGGACGCCGTGCTGCTGGACCACCCCGCCGTCAAGCAGGCCGTCTCCTTCGGCGTCCCCGACGACAAGTACGGCGAGGAGATCAACTGCGCGGTGATCCCCCGCGAGGGCTTGGTGATCGGGGAGGACGACGTGGTGGCGCACTGCCGGAAGAACCTGGCGTCATTCAAGGTGCCCAAGAAGGTGTTCGTCACCGATGACCTGCCCAAGACGGCGACAGGCAAGATACAGCGCCGCATCGTGGCGCAGCACTTCGTCGTGCAGCCCAAGGCCGGTAGCGCTGCCTAA
- the LOC117848418 gene encoding probable LRR receptor-like serine/threonine-protein kinase At1g63430 isoform X1 gives MSGRWAAAAPTPVPSLLQVLLALQCGVVFLQCSAASAMSRDGECYFLLLFRSSFSTGNLCGFCANSCSLNLRPLCSPSVPLLGVSALMAFKRAIIEDPHSVLSDWTDADGNACDWHGVICSAPQGSVISLKLSNSSLKGFIAPDLGRLSFLQELYLDHNLLFGTIPKQIGSLRNLRVLDLSVNRLTGPIPSELGGLNSVSLINFHSNGLTGNIPPELGKLQNLVELRLDRNRLKGSIPGSNAASFSPTANIGSTAHNGLCPSPRSYFGDFSYNFLVGKIPPCLKYLPRSSFQGNCFQDEYSTQQRALQICISGSTGQRGGINGAKHPVHKHEKMQQPTWLLVLEIATGVLLVVFVITGIVTASRSCKLKPSIRISSWNRSKSWSDEITVLIDSDMLKSLPKLSRQELEVACEDFSNIIGSTPETVVYKGTMKDGPEVSVISLCAFEGHWTSHHELFYQNKVIDLARLNHENIAKFLGYCRESDPFSRMLVFEYASNGTLFEHLHYGEGAQLSWLRRMKIAIGIAQGLRYLHTELQPPFAISELNSNSVYVTEDFTPKLVDFECWKMMFSKHEKAPSHFNSKASFPGHGDSAEDLHADIQGNTYAFGVILLEIISGRLPYCKDKGYLVDWATKFLQQPDEIGKLVDPELSNVRTEDLAVLCSVVSRCIDPDPSKRPSMQIITGVLENGIDLSAAAILKESSLAWAELALAL, from the exons ATGAGCGGGCGctgggctgcggcggcgccgacgccggtGCCGAGCCTCCTGCAGGTCCTCCTCGCCTTGCAGTGCGGCGTCGTGTTCCTGCAATGCTCCGCCGCCTCTGCCATGAGCCGCGACGGTGAGTGCtatttccttctccttttccgTTCTTCATTTTCCACGGGGAATTTGTGCGGTTTCTGTGCGAATTCTTGCAGCCTCAATTTGCGCCCCTTGTGCTCCCCGTCGGTTCCATTGCTAGGAG TGTCGGCGCTCATGGCATTCAAACGCGCCATCATCGAGGACCCTCACTCCGTGCTATCAGACTGGACTGATGCGGACGGCAACGCCTGCGACTGGCACGGCGTGATCTGCTCAGCGCCGCAGGGTTCCGTCATCTCACT GAAGTTATCAAACTCATCACTCAAGGGATTCATTGCACCTGATCTTGGACGGCTTAGTTTCTTACAAGAGCT GTATTTGGATCATAACCTGCTCTTCGGCACAATCCCGAAACAAATAGGCTCATTGAGGAACCTGAGGGTTCTGGATTTGAGCGTTAATCGGCTCACTGGACCTATCCCTTCTGAGTTAGGCGGCTTGAACAGCGTGAGCTTAAT AAATTTCCATTCCAATGGGTTGACTGGGAATATACCACCGGAGCTGGGAAAACTACAGAATCTCGTTGAACTGAGGTTGGACAGGAATAGATTGAAGGGATCAATTCCAGGAAGCAATGCTGCCAGTTTTTCTCCTACTGCAAATATCGG ATCCACAGCTCACAATGGACTATGCCCTTCACCCCGATCATATTTTGGGGATTTCTCTTACAACTTTCTTGTCGGAAAAATTCCACCCTGCTTGAAATATCTTCCAAG gtcaagttTCCAAGGGAACTGCTTCCAGGATGAGTACTCTACCCAACAACGAGCTTTGCAAATTTGTATAA GTGGTTCTACTGGCCAGCGAGGTGGCATAAATGGAGCCAAACATCCTGTACATAAGCATGAAAAAATGCAGCAACCAACTTGGCTCCTTGTTTTAGAAATTGCAACAGGCGTTCTTCTGGTTGTCTTTGTGATAACTGGTATCGTTACTGCTTCCAGAAGCTGCAAGCTGAAGCCTTCTATAAGAATATCCTCATGGAATCGATCAAAGAGTTGGAGCGATGAGATAACAGTGTTGATTG ATTCTGATATGCTGAAAAGTTTACCAAAATTAAGTCGCCAGGAGCTTGAGGTAGCTTGTGAAGATTTTAGCAACATTATTGGCTCGACTCCTGAGACAGTAGTCTACAAAGGGACAATGAAGGATGGTCCTGAAGTTTCAGTCATATCATTATGCGCCTTCGAAGGTCATTGGACTAGCCACCATGAACTCTTTTACCAAAACAAG GTTATTGATCTGGCAAGATTGAACCATGAGAACATAGCAAAGTTTCTAGGCTACTGCAGAGAGAGTGATCCATTCTCAAGGATGCTAGTCTTTGAGTATGCATCAAATGGGACCTTATTTGAGCATCTACATT ATGGAGAAGGAGCCCAGTTATCTTGGCTTAGGCGAATGAAAATAGCTATTGGGATCGCCCAGGGTCTAAGATACTTGCATACTGAGCTGCAACCCCCATTTGCTATATCTGAGCTGAATTCGAATTCCGTGTACGTTACAGAAGATTTTACGCCAAAG CTGGTTGATTTCGAGTGCTGGAAAATGATGTTCTCAAAACATGAGAAGGCTCCAAGCCACTTCAATAGCAAAGCTTCTTTCCCTGGTCACGGGGATTCTGCGGAGGATTTACATGCAGATATCCAAGGCAACACGTATGCTTTCGGAGTGATTTTACTGGAGATTATCAGTGGGCGGCTTCCATACTGCAAGGATAAAGGCTATTTGGTTGACTGG GCTACCAAGTTCCTCCAGCAGCCCGATGAGATCGGGAAGCTAGTCGACCCGGAGCTGAGCAACGTGAGGACGGAGGACCTCGCAGTCCTGTGCAGCGTGGTGAGCCGGTGCATCGACCCTGACCCTTCCAAGAGGCCGTCGATGCAGATCATCACCGGCGTGCTGGAGAACGGGATCGACCTGTCGGCGGCCGCCATCCTCAAGGAGTCGTCGCTGGCGTGGGCCGAGCTCGCGCTGGCCTTGTGA
- the LOC117848418 gene encoding probable LRR receptor-like serine/threonine-protein kinase At1g63430 isoform X2: MSGRWAAAAPTPVPSLLQVLLALQCGVVFLQCSAASAMSRDVSALMAFKRAIIEDPHSVLSDWTDADGNACDWHGVICSAPQGSVISLKLSNSSLKGFIAPDLGRLSFLQELYLDHNLLFGTIPKQIGSLRNLRVLDLSVNRLTGPIPSELGGLNSVSLINFHSNGLTGNIPPELGKLQNLVELRLDRNRLKGSIPGSNAASFSPTANIGSTAHNGLCPSPRSYFGDFSYNFLVGKIPPCLKYLPRSSFQGNCFQDEYSTQQRALQICISGSTGQRGGINGAKHPVHKHEKMQQPTWLLVLEIATGVLLVVFVITGIVTASRSCKLKPSIRISSWNRSKSWSDEITVLIDSDMLKSLPKLSRQELEVACEDFSNIIGSTPETVVYKGTMKDGPEVSVISLCAFEGHWTSHHELFYQNKVIDLARLNHENIAKFLGYCRESDPFSRMLVFEYASNGTLFEHLHYGEGAQLSWLRRMKIAIGIAQGLRYLHTELQPPFAISELNSNSVYVTEDFTPKLVDFECWKMMFSKHEKAPSHFNSKASFPGHGDSAEDLHADIQGNTYAFGVILLEIISGRLPYCKDKGYLVDWATKFLQQPDEIGKLVDPELSNVRTEDLAVLCSVVSRCIDPDPSKRPSMQIITGVLENGIDLSAAAILKESSLAWAELALAL; the protein is encoded by the exons ATGAGCGGGCGctgggctgcggcggcgccgacgccggtGCCGAGCCTCCTGCAGGTCCTCCTCGCCTTGCAGTGCGGCGTCGTGTTCCTGCAATGCTCCGCCGCCTCTGCCATGAGCCGCGACG TGTCGGCGCTCATGGCATTCAAACGCGCCATCATCGAGGACCCTCACTCCGTGCTATCAGACTGGACTGATGCGGACGGCAACGCCTGCGACTGGCACGGCGTGATCTGCTCAGCGCCGCAGGGTTCCGTCATCTCACT GAAGTTATCAAACTCATCACTCAAGGGATTCATTGCACCTGATCTTGGACGGCTTAGTTTCTTACAAGAGCT GTATTTGGATCATAACCTGCTCTTCGGCACAATCCCGAAACAAATAGGCTCATTGAGGAACCTGAGGGTTCTGGATTTGAGCGTTAATCGGCTCACTGGACCTATCCCTTCTGAGTTAGGCGGCTTGAACAGCGTGAGCTTAAT AAATTTCCATTCCAATGGGTTGACTGGGAATATACCACCGGAGCTGGGAAAACTACAGAATCTCGTTGAACTGAGGTTGGACAGGAATAGATTGAAGGGATCAATTCCAGGAAGCAATGCTGCCAGTTTTTCTCCTACTGCAAATATCGG ATCCACAGCTCACAATGGACTATGCCCTTCACCCCGATCATATTTTGGGGATTTCTCTTACAACTTTCTTGTCGGAAAAATTCCACCCTGCTTGAAATATCTTCCAAG gtcaagttTCCAAGGGAACTGCTTCCAGGATGAGTACTCTACCCAACAACGAGCTTTGCAAATTTGTATAA GTGGTTCTACTGGCCAGCGAGGTGGCATAAATGGAGCCAAACATCCTGTACATAAGCATGAAAAAATGCAGCAACCAACTTGGCTCCTTGTTTTAGAAATTGCAACAGGCGTTCTTCTGGTTGTCTTTGTGATAACTGGTATCGTTACTGCTTCCAGAAGCTGCAAGCTGAAGCCTTCTATAAGAATATCCTCATGGAATCGATCAAAGAGTTGGAGCGATGAGATAACAGTGTTGATTG ATTCTGATATGCTGAAAAGTTTACCAAAATTAAGTCGCCAGGAGCTTGAGGTAGCTTGTGAAGATTTTAGCAACATTATTGGCTCGACTCCTGAGACAGTAGTCTACAAAGGGACAATGAAGGATGGTCCTGAAGTTTCAGTCATATCATTATGCGCCTTCGAAGGTCATTGGACTAGCCACCATGAACTCTTTTACCAAAACAAG GTTATTGATCTGGCAAGATTGAACCATGAGAACATAGCAAAGTTTCTAGGCTACTGCAGAGAGAGTGATCCATTCTCAAGGATGCTAGTCTTTGAGTATGCATCAAATGGGACCTTATTTGAGCATCTACATT ATGGAGAAGGAGCCCAGTTATCTTGGCTTAGGCGAATGAAAATAGCTATTGGGATCGCCCAGGGTCTAAGATACTTGCATACTGAGCTGCAACCCCCATTTGCTATATCTGAGCTGAATTCGAATTCCGTGTACGTTACAGAAGATTTTACGCCAAAG CTGGTTGATTTCGAGTGCTGGAAAATGATGTTCTCAAAACATGAGAAGGCTCCAAGCCACTTCAATAGCAAAGCTTCTTTCCCTGGTCACGGGGATTCTGCGGAGGATTTACATGCAGATATCCAAGGCAACACGTATGCTTTCGGAGTGATTTTACTGGAGATTATCAGTGGGCGGCTTCCATACTGCAAGGATAAAGGCTATTTGGTTGACTGG GCTACCAAGTTCCTCCAGCAGCCCGATGAGATCGGGAAGCTAGTCGACCCGGAGCTGAGCAACGTGAGGACGGAGGACCTCGCAGTCCTGTGCAGCGTGGTGAGCCGGTGCATCGACCCTGACCCTTCCAAGAGGCCGTCGATGCAGATCATCACCGGCGTGCTGGAGAACGGGATCGACCTGTCGGCGGCCGCCATCCTCAAGGAGTCGTCGCTGGCGTGGGCCGAGCTCGCGCTGGCCTTGTGA